ACCCACTGAAATAAAGCGTCGAATCTTCCTCTAGAAAACCAGATTAACGGCGCAAAACTGGCCTCTCACCTGCAGAAACTATTTCTAATATTTCCACAAAGAAATAAAAAGAAATTATGATTTTTAGGGAGAAAGTCCTATTAAAAATAGACACTGCTGCGGTTGGATTGTGGGTAGCAAACAAATGCGTATTCACTATTCCTGGAGGAGGAATATTAGATGACTGTTGCGGTTGCGTATAAATATGCGGCAAACCCCCAGGACGCTAACGTCCGTTCTGATGGTTCCGTCGATTGGTCTCGCGCCAAGGCTGCCGTCTCCGACTACGATCCCGTAGCCGTTGAGGTCGGTCGCAAGCTGGCAGAAGCCGCCGGGGCAGAACTGGTTGGCATCTCTGTTGGTGGCAAGAACCTGTCTTCGTCCATGGCAAAGAAGAACGCCATGTCCAAGGGCCTCGATCGTGGCCTAATCCTTTCCGACGAAGCCACCACTTCGTGGAACAGCGCAAATATTGCTTCCGCCCTGGCCGAACTGGCCAAGCAGGCAGAGGCTGAAGTTGTTCTGACTGGTGACTCCTCCATCGACGAGGGCGTCGGCGTCATGAGCGCATTGGTTGCAGGCTACCTAGGCTGGCCATGCTTCCAGGAAGTCGTCT
The genomic region above belongs to Winkia neuii and contains:
- a CDS encoding electron transfer flavoprotein subunit beta/FixA family protein, giving the protein MTVAVAYKYAANPQDANVRSDGSVDWSRAKAAVSDYDPVAVEVGRKLAEAAGAELVGISVGGKNLSSSMAKKNAMSKGLDRGLILSDEATTSWNSANIASALAELAKQAEAEVVLTGDSSIDEGVGVMSALVAGYLGWPCFQEVVSITPADGGYEIVQAVGGGTRTLTVSGNVVVSVATDAAPVKVPSMKDILAAGKKPVEVVAADAVSAAPVEVEVTGTEKPAAKDRKNQVYTGEEAVAELVGALRSEGVL